A genomic segment from Acuticoccus sediminis encodes:
- a CDS encoding glutathione S-transferase family protein — protein MADIVLYTNPMSRGRVARWMLEEVGVPYDVVYLTYGEAGMGGAEYRAINPMGKVPAIRHNGETVTETAAICAYLADAFPEAGLAPEPGHRGAFYRWLFFGAGCIDPAVIAKALDFQVPPEREAAAGFGSFQRTFDTLEAALSAGPYLAGDKFTAADLYVGAQLNWGMGFNIIEPRPVFKDYAGRLTARDAYKRASALDDAAMKASSAE, from the coding sequence TTGGCAGACATCGTCCTTTACACCAACCCCATGTCGCGCGGCCGCGTGGCGCGCTGGATGCTCGAGGAGGTCGGCGTTCCCTACGACGTCGTCTACCTCACGTACGGTGAGGCCGGGATGGGCGGCGCCGAGTACCGCGCCATCAACCCGATGGGCAAGGTCCCGGCGATCCGCCACAACGGCGAGACCGTCACCGAGACGGCGGCCATCTGCGCCTACCTCGCCGACGCCTTCCCGGAGGCGGGCCTCGCCCCGGAGCCGGGGCACCGCGGCGCCTTCTACCGCTGGCTCTTCTTCGGCGCCGGCTGCATCGACCCGGCGGTGATCGCCAAGGCGCTGGACTTCCAGGTGCCGCCGGAGCGTGAGGCCGCCGCCGGCTTCGGCTCCTTTCAGCGCACCTTCGACACTCTGGAGGCCGCGCTCTCGGCCGGCCCCTACCTCGCCGGGGACAAGTTCACGGCGGCGGACCTCTACGTCGGCGCGCAGCTCAACTGGGGCATGGGTTTCAACATCATTGAGCCCCGGCCCGTCTTCAAGGACTATGCCGGGCGCCTCACCGCGCGCGACGCGTACAAGCGCGCCTCCGCCCTCGACGATGCCGCCATGAAAGCCTCCTCCGCAGAATGA
- a CDS encoding MaoC family dehydratase produces MDPQALDRDALTLSDLRKTVGREMWVSRWFTVDQALIDRHAESSGDRQFIHVDPVRAKAESPFGGTIAHGFLTLSLLPAMSNDALPPRKGVRMTLDYGFDRVRFLAPVRCNSRVRGRFSLVHLDDQTPSELTLTWSVTVEIEGGLKPVLAATWITRQYLEREA; encoded by the coding sequence ATGGACCCGCAAGCGCTGGACCGAGACGCACTCACTCTGAGTGACCTGCGCAAGACCGTTGGCCGGGAAATGTGGGTTTCCCGCTGGTTCACGGTGGATCAGGCTCTGATCGACCGGCATGCCGAGTCGAGTGGAGACCGGCAGTTCATTCACGTCGATCCGGTGCGGGCGAAGGCCGAGTCGCCGTTCGGCGGCACGATCGCGCACGGGTTCCTGACCCTGTCGCTCCTGCCGGCGATGTCGAACGACGCGCTGCCGCCCCGCAAGGGCGTCCGCATGACGCTCGACTATGGTTTCGACCGGGTGCGCTTCCTGGCCCCGGTGCGCTGCAATTCGCGCGTCCGCGGCCGTTTCTCGCTGGTCCACCTCGACGACCAGACACCGTCGGAGCTGACGCTGACCTGGTCGGTGACCGTCGAGATCGAAGGCGGACTGAAGCCCGTCCTCGCCGCCACCTGGATCACCCGCCAATATCTCGAACGCGAGGCCTGA
- the ppc gene encoding phosphoenolpyruvate carboxylase, with amino-acid sequence MNTSDDKDAPLREDIRLVGRLLGEVVRTQEGGEIFALIEQVRKLGLRFHRDEDPTAREELEDILSHLSRGGAIQTIRAFSYFSHLANICEDQHHIRRNRAHQIAKSDPRDGSLALTLSRLAEGGFTPDDIRAALEHALISPVLTAHPTEVRRKSALDREREIAALLTQRDRGNLTPQEEADIEAAMERAILTLWQTSILRRNRLGVPDEVANALAYYDYTFLEELPKLYNMLEDALGADPASEPLPAFFRMGSWIGGDRDGHPFVNAEILRTATRLNSEKIFDYYERELFTLAGELSLDERLVKVSAEVAELAQMSDDSPHQHSEPYRRALTGIRKRLAATRNALEAANGHGVPEPYAGPDEFRQDLAAIHRSLSSNGSTGLAGGRLRHLRRAADVFGFHLATIDLRQNSDVHERVLAELFSKASVHENYASLSEDEKIAVLSAELSTPRILVSPFLEYSEETNKELGILREAAEARRRYGDRVVENAIISKADSASDVLEVAVLLKEVGLMRPTDQTLALNIVPLFETIGDLRAAPGIMDQLFGLPAYAPLLASRGMMQEVMLGYSDSNKDGGFLTSRWEVFKSEHQLVDVFGKYGVTIRLFHGRGGSVGRGGGPSYEAIVAQPAGAVPGAIRITEQGEVITGKYSNAELGRRNLEAILAATLEATLVPEAAGSSPPEFMAVMDDLSERAFRTYRALVYETEGFEDYFWSSTVIGEIANLNIGSRPASRKNSRAIEDLRAIPWVFGWAQCRLMLPGWYGFGSAVEGYLADNEDGLATLQRLAEEWPFFQTLLSSLDMVLSKTDIAIASRYAELVKNEALRNAIFPRLRTEHDLTRRMLLTITNQTELLAGNPLLARSIRNRFPYLDPLNHLQVELMKRHRAGDEDDRVPHGINLTINGIAAGLRNSG; translated from the coding sequence ATGAATACCAGCGACGACAAGGACGCGCCGCTCCGCGAGGACATCCGCCTCGTGGGCCGTCTCCTCGGCGAGGTCGTGCGTACCCAGGAAGGCGGCGAGATCTTCGCGCTGATCGAGCAGGTGCGGAAGCTGGGCCTGCGCTTCCATCGCGACGAGGATCCGACCGCGCGCGAGGAGCTGGAGGACATCCTCTCCCATCTCTCCCGCGGGGGAGCGATCCAGACCATCCGTGCATTCAGCTACTTCTCTCACCTTGCCAACATCTGCGAGGACCAGCACCACATCCGGCGCAACCGCGCGCACCAGATCGCCAAGTCCGATCCGAGGGACGGCAGCCTGGCGCTGACCCTGTCGCGTCTCGCCGAAGGCGGCTTCACGCCGGACGACATTCGCGCCGCCCTCGAGCACGCCCTGATCAGCCCGGTACTGACGGCCCATCCGACCGAGGTGCGCCGCAAGTCGGCCCTCGACCGCGAGCGCGAGATCGCAGCGCTCCTTACCCAGCGCGACAGGGGCAACCTCACCCCGCAGGAGGAGGCCGACATCGAGGCCGCGATGGAGCGCGCGATCCTCACACTGTGGCAGACGAGCATCCTGCGCCGCAACCGCCTCGGCGTGCCGGACGAGGTCGCCAACGCGCTCGCCTACTATGACTACACCTTCCTTGAGGAACTGCCGAAGCTCTACAACATGCTGGAGGACGCGCTCGGCGCGGACCCCGCCAGCGAGCCGCTGCCGGCCTTCTTCCGGATGGGCTCCTGGATCGGCGGCGACCGGGACGGCCACCCCTTCGTCAACGCGGAGATCCTGCGGACGGCGACGCGCCTCAACAGCGAGAAGATCTTCGACTACTACGAGCGCGAGCTCTTCACCCTCGCGGGCGAGCTGTCGCTCGACGAGCGCCTCGTGAAGGTGAGCGCCGAGGTGGCCGAGCTCGCCCAGATGTCGGACGATTCGCCCCACCAGCACTCCGAGCCCTATCGCCGGGCGCTGACCGGGATCCGCAAGCGCCTCGCCGCGACGCGCAACGCGCTCGAGGCGGCCAACGGGCACGGTGTTCCCGAGCCCTATGCCGGCCCGGACGAGTTCCGCCAGGACCTCGCCGCCATCCACCGCTCGCTGTCGTCCAACGGCTCCACCGGACTCGCCGGCGGCCGGCTCCGGCACCTGCGCCGCGCGGCGGACGTCTTCGGCTTCCACCTCGCGACCATCGACCTGCGCCAGAACTCGGACGTTCACGAGCGCGTCCTCGCCGAGCTCTTCTCCAAGGCGAGCGTCCACGAGAACTATGCCTCGCTGAGCGAGGACGAGAAGATCGCGGTCCTCTCCGCCGAGCTGTCGACGCCGCGCATCCTCGTCTCGCCGTTCCTCGAATATTCCGAGGAGACCAACAAGGAGCTCGGCATCCTGAGGGAGGCGGCCGAGGCGCGCCGCCGCTACGGCGACCGCGTGGTCGAGAACGCCATCATCTCCAAGGCCGACTCGGCGAGCGACGTCCTCGAGGTCGCCGTCCTCCTCAAGGAGGTCGGCCTCATGCGCCCGACGGATCAGACGCTGGCGCTCAACATCGTGCCGCTGTTCGAGACCATCGGCGACCTCCGCGCCGCGCCCGGCATCATGGACCAGCTCTTTGGCCTTCCCGCATACGCGCCGCTCCTCGCGAGCCGCGGCATGATGCAGGAGGTGATGCTCGGCTACTCGGACTCCAACAAGGACGGCGGCTTCCTCACCTCCCGCTGGGAGGTCTTCAAGTCCGAGCACCAGCTCGTCGACGTCTTCGGGAAGTACGGCGTGACGATCCGCCTGTTCCATGGCCGCGGCGGCTCCGTCGGCCGTGGTGGCGGTCCGAGCTACGAGGCCATCGTCGCCCAGCCGGCCGGCGCGGTCCCGGGGGCGATCCGCATCACCGAGCAGGGCGAGGTGATCACCGGCAAGTACTCCAACGCCGAGCTCGGGCGGCGCAATCTGGAGGCGATCCTCGCCGCGACGCTCGAGGCGACCCTCGTGCCCGAGGCGGCCGGTTCCTCCCCGCCCGAGTTCATGGCGGTGATGGACGACCTCTCCGAGCGCGCCTTCAGGACCTACCGCGCGCTGGTCTACGAGACGGAGGGGTTCGAGGACTATTTCTGGTCCTCCACCGTGATCGGCGAGATCGCCAACCTCAACATCGGCTCGCGCCCCGCCTCGCGGAAGAACTCCCGCGCGATCGAGGACCTGCGGGCGATCCCCTGGGTGTTCGGCTGGGCGCAGTGCCGGCTGATGCTGCCGGGCTGGTACGGCTTCGGCTCCGCCGTCGAGGGCTACCTCGCCGACAACGAGGACGGCCTCGCGACGCTCCAGCGCCTCGCCGAGGAGTGGCCCTTCTTCCAGACGCTCCTGTCCTCGCTCGACATGGTGCTGTCGAAGACGGACATCGCCATCGCCTCGCGCTATGCCGAGCTGGTGAAGAACGAGGCGCTGCGCAACGCCATCTTCCCGCGCCTCAGGACCGAGCACGACCTGACGCGGCGCATGCTGCTGACGATCACCAACCAGACCGAGCTGCTCGCCGGCAACCCGCTGCTGGCCCGCTCGATCCGCAACCGCTTCCCCTACCTCGACCCGCTGAACCACCTGCAGGTCGAGCTGATGAAGCGCCACCGCGCCGGCGACGAGGACGACCGCGTGCCGCACGGGATCAACCTGACCATCAACGGAATCGCCGCGGGCCTGCGCAACTCGGGCTGA
- a CDS encoding nidogen-like domain-containing protein, with protein sequence MADLVRGLGGPAGFGERQLPANDDQSSDAINITRVFEDGLNFFGTTYNSLYINNNGNVTFEAPLATYTPFGITNSDIPIIAAFFADVDTLGDETGLGPTRGGTSQGTDTVWYDLDPASGKLTVTWDDVGFYAANLSERNAFQLELIDKGDGDFDIVFRYEDIQWTRGEVSDADARIGYSAGDQRNHSELDVSGDRGALLELPDSPGLGSPVAGEVVYHVRNGVVIDPGEPVDPGEPGEPGEDDEPAGGRGIIEPVVHEGVRLVGDRGEDSLVGGRGNDSLIGAAGGDTLFGRDGDDVLKGGAGRDALDGGDGDDKLFGHGGADRLVGAEGDDTINGGSDNDFLFGRDGNDVLRGGRGDDLIVGGGGRDVVAGGGGEDTFVLTPGPGQSRVLDFTAHVDVFGLDNGLTFDDISFDGHKIMAGDAVLAVVVGFDTTTLTEADFVIL encoded by the coding sequence ATGGCAGATCTCGTGCGCGGGCTGGGCGGCCCGGCCGGCTTCGGCGAACGTCAGCTTCCGGCCAATGACGACCAGAGTTCAGACGCCATCAATATTACGAGAGTATTCGAGGACGGGCTGAATTTCTTCGGCACGACTTACAATTCGCTCTACATCAACAACAACGGCAATGTGACGTTCGAGGCGCCGCTCGCGACCTACACGCCGTTCGGCATTACGAACTCGGACATTCCGATCATCGCCGCCTTCTTCGCCGACGTCGACACGCTCGGCGACGAGACCGGCCTCGGCCCGACCCGCGGCGGCACCAGCCAGGGCACCGACACGGTCTGGTACGACCTCGATCCGGCGTCCGGCAAGCTGACCGTGACCTGGGACGACGTCGGCTTCTATGCGGCGAACCTGTCGGAGCGGAACGCCTTCCAGCTGGAGCTGATCGACAAGGGCGACGGCGATTTCGACATCGTCTTCCGCTACGAGGACATCCAGTGGACCCGTGGCGAGGTGTCAGACGCGGACGCGCGGATCGGCTACTCGGCGGGCGACCAGCGCAACCATTCGGAACTCGACGTGTCCGGCGACCGCGGCGCGCTGCTGGAGCTGCCCGACTCGCCGGGGCTCGGCTCGCCGGTGGCCGGCGAGGTCGTCTACCATGTGCGCAACGGCGTCGTGATCGACCCGGGCGAGCCGGTGGACCCGGGTGAACCCGGGGAGCCGGGCGAGGACGACGAGCCGGCCGGCGGCCGGGGCATCATCGAACCCGTCGTCCACGAGGGCGTCCGCCTCGTCGGCGACCGGGGCGAGGACAGCCTCGTCGGCGGCCGCGGCAACGACAGCCTGATCGGAGCGGCGGGCGGCGACACCCTCTTCGGCCGCGACGGCGACGACGTCCTGAAGGGCGGAGCCGGCCGGGACGCGCTCGACGGCGGCGACGGCGACGACAAGCTGTTCGGCCATGGCGGGGCGGACCGCCTTGTCGGCGCGGAGGGCGACGACACCATCAACGGCGGGTCGGACAACGACTTCCTATTCGGCCGGGACGGCAACGACGTCCTGCGCGGCGGGCGTGGCGACGACCTGATCGTCGGCGGCGGCGGCCGCGACGTGGTTGCGGGCGGCGGCGGCGAGGACACGTTCGTCCTCACTCCCGGTCCGGGCCAGTCGCGCGTCCTCGACTTCACGGCGCACGTCGACGTGTTCGGGCTCGACAACGGCCTGACCTTCGACGACATCAGCTTCGACGGCCACAAGATCATGGCCGGCGATGCCGTCCTCGCCGTGGTCGTCGGCTTCGACACGACGACGCTGACGGAAGCCGACTTCGTCATCCTGTAG
- a CDS encoding catalase, protein MTDRPKLTTSAGAPWPNNQDSLSAGKRGPVLMQDYQLIEKLAHQNRERIPERTVHAKGWGAHGKLVITGDISKYTKAKALQPGAETPMIARFSTVAGEQGAADHERDVRGFALKFYTEDGNWDMVGNNTPVFFVRDPYKFPDFIHTQKRHPKTNMRSPTAMWDFWSLSPEALHQVTILMSDRGLPQSPMHMNGYGSHTYSFWNDAGERYWVKFHFKTQQGHTFYTNAEAEQVIGKTREGYQERLFNTIEGGDYPRWKFQVQIMPEADAEKTAYNPFDLTKVWPHSEYPPIDVGYFELNRNADNYFTEIENAAFSPSNIVPGISWSPDKMLQARIFSYADAHRHRLGTHYETIPVNRPRCPVHHYHRDGEMNMYGGLASGNENAYYEPNSYNGALEDRSATEPPLRIDGDAARYDHTEYDDYLQVRELYAKVMNDDERARLHGNMGGAMVGVPTEIVERWFGHLKQVDPRYEAGVRAEWEKQSRDAGYDPNALPITGATPQTTKGDSAHGLPGMSHAAE, encoded by the coding sequence ATGACGGATCGACCCAAACTCACGACGTCCGCCGGCGCCCCCTGGCCCAACAACCAGGACTCGCTGTCGGCCGGAAAGCGTGGCCCCGTCCTGATGCAGGACTATCAGCTCATCGAGAAGCTGGCCCACCAGAACCGTGAGCGCATTCCCGAGCGGACCGTGCACGCCAAGGGCTGGGGGGCCCACGGCAAGCTCGTCATCACCGGCGATATCTCGAAGTACACCAAGGCCAAGGCGCTGCAGCCCGGCGCCGAAACGCCGATGATCGCGCGGTTCTCCACGGTCGCCGGCGAGCAGGGCGCGGCCGATCACGAGCGCGACGTCCGCGGCTTCGCCCTCAAGTTCTATACCGAGGACGGCAACTGGGACATGGTCGGCAACAACACGCCGGTCTTCTTCGTGCGCGACCCGTACAAGTTCCCGGACTTCATCCACACGCAGAAGCGCCACCCGAAGACCAACATGCGCTCGCCGACCGCGATGTGGGACTTCTGGTCGCTGTCGCCCGAGGCGCTGCACCAGGTCACCATCCTCATGTCCGACCGCGGCCTGCCGCAGTCGCCGATGCACATGAACGGCTACGGCTCGCACACCTACTCGTTCTGGAACGACGCGGGTGAGCGTTACTGGGTGAAGTTCCACTTCAAGACCCAGCAGGGCCACACGTTCTACACGAACGCCGAGGCCGAGCAGGTCATCGGCAAGACTCGCGAGGGCTACCAGGAGCGCCTCTTCAACACGATCGAGGGTGGCGACTATCCGCGCTGGAAATTCCAGGTGCAGATCATGCCCGAAGCCGACGCGGAGAAGACCGCCTACAACCCGTTCGACCTCACCAAGGTGTGGCCGCACTCGGAGTACCCGCCGATCGACGTCGGCTATTTCGAGCTGAACCGCAACGCCGACAACTACTTCACCGAGATCGAGAACGCGGCCTTCTCGCCGTCGAACATCGTCCCGGGCATCTCCTGGTCGCCGGACAAGATGCTGCAGGCCCGCATCTTCTCCTACGCGGACGCGCACCGCCACCGCCTCGGCACGCACTACGAGACGATCCCCGTCAACCGTCCCCGCTGCCCGGTGCACCACTACCACCGCGACGGCGAGATGAACATGTACGGCGGCCTCGCCTCCGGCAACGAGAACGCCTACTACGAGCCCAACTCGTACAACGGCGCGCTCGAGGATCGCTCCGCCACGGAGCCGCCGCTGCGCATCGACGGTGACGCCGCCCGCTACGACCACACCGAGTACGACGACTACCTCCAGGTCCGCGAGCTCTACGCCAAGGTCATGAACGACGACGAACGCGCCCGCCTGCACGGCAACATGGGCGGCGCGATGGTCGGCGTGCCGACCGAGATCGTCGAGCGCTGGTTCGGCCACCTGAAGCAGGTGGACCCGCGCTACGAGGCGGGTGTGCGCGCCGAGTGGGAGAAGCAGAGCCGCGACGCGGGCTACGACCCGAACGCCCTGCCGATCACCGGCGCCACGCCGCAGACGACCAAGGGCGACTCCGCCCACGGCCTGCCGGGCATGTCCCACGCCGCCGAATAG
- a CDS encoding RraA family protein yields the protein MIEAPPTLTIKSTLRRPTAAQIAAFQGVPTGYVVDALYGGGALSAAIQPCGGRDLDRAAAGPALTADAGAADVLATFAALRFLEPGDIIVTAFAGHTGCAAAGDRLVGMMKNCGAAGFVTDGPVRDYPGVMAVGLPVWCAGITPASPHSSGPGTVGFPVQIGGHQIATGDMIVADQDGVVVVPFERIDEVIVELDRVKAAETAQDARVAAGLRIPAWVEELLESDRTAYKD from the coding sequence GTGATCGAAGCCCCTCCGACGCTGACCATCAAATCCACGCTGCGGCGGCCGACGGCGGCCCAGATCGCGGCCTTCCAGGGCGTCCCGACCGGCTATGTCGTCGACGCCCTCTACGGCGGCGGCGCGCTCTCGGCGGCGATCCAGCCGTGCGGCGGACGCGACCTCGACCGGGCCGCGGCCGGGCCCGCGCTGACGGCCGACGCCGGGGCGGCGGACGTGCTGGCGACGTTCGCCGCGCTGAGGTTCCTTGAACCGGGCGACATCATCGTCACCGCGTTCGCCGGTCACACCGGGTGCGCGGCGGCGGGCGACCGTCTCGTCGGCATGATGAAGAACTGCGGCGCCGCCGGCTTCGTGACCGACGGGCCCGTGCGGGACTATCCGGGCGTCATGGCCGTCGGGCTGCCGGTCTGGTGCGCCGGGATCACGCCCGCATCGCCCCATTCGTCCGGCCCCGGCACGGTCGGCTTCCCGGTTCAGATCGGCGGCCACCAGATTGCGACCGGCGACATGATCGTCGCCGATCAGGACGGTGTCGTCGTCGTCCCCTTCGAGCGCATCGACGAGGTGATCGTCGAGCTCGACCGGGTGAAGGCGGCGGAGACGGCGCAGGACGCGCGCGTCGCCGCGGGCCTGCGCATCCCCGCCTGGGTCGAGGAGCTGCTGGAAAGCGACAGGACGGCTTACAAGGACTGA
- a CDS encoding 3-keto-5-aminohexanoate cleavage protein, with the protein MANKVIITCAVTGSIHTPSMSPHLPITPEEIADAAIGAAEAGAAIVHLHARNPETGLPDQSPEAFGRFLGVIKQRSNCVVNITTGGAPTMSVEERMKPAAVFKPEVASLNMGSMNFGLFPMLNRFKEFKNDWEKPYLEGSKERIFKNTFADIEHILTACAENGTRFEIECYDIGHLYTLAHFVDRGLVKPPFFVQSVFGILGGIGGHPEDVAHMKRTADRLFGTDYRWSVLGAGRNQMRIAAIAAAMGGNVRVGLEDNLWAGKGRLATSNAEQVTIVRGILEGLGLEIATPDDAREILSLKGGDRVEF; encoded by the coding sequence ATGGCCAACAAGGTCATCATCACCTGCGCCGTCACGGGGTCGATCCACACCCCGTCCATGTCCCCGCACCTGCCGATCACGCCGGAGGAGATCGCGGACGCGGCCATCGGTGCGGCGGAGGCGGGCGCGGCGATCGTGCACCTTCATGCACGCAATCCCGAGACGGGCCTTCCCGACCAGTCGCCGGAAGCGTTCGGCCGCTTCCTCGGCGTCATCAAGCAGCGCTCCAACTGCGTGGTGAACATCACCACCGGCGGCGCGCCGACGATGTCGGTGGAAGAGCGCATGAAGCCGGCGGCGGTGTTCAAGCCGGAGGTCGCCTCGCTGAACATGGGCTCGATGAACTTCGGCCTCTTCCCGATGCTGAACCGGTTCAAGGAGTTCAAGAACGACTGGGAGAAGCCGTACCTGGAAGGCTCCAAGGAGCGGATCTTCAAGAACACGTTCGCCGATATCGAGCACATCCTCACCGCGTGCGCCGAGAACGGCACGCGATTCGAAATCGAGTGCTACGACATCGGCCACCTCTACACCCTCGCCCACTTCGTCGACCGGGGTCTGGTGAAGCCGCCCTTCTTCGTCCAGTCGGTGTTCGGCATCCTGGGCGGCATCGGCGGCCACCCGGAGGACGTGGCGCACATGAAGCGCACGGCCGATCGCCTGTTCGGCACGGACTATCGCTGGTCGGTGCTTGGCGCGGGGCGCAACCAGATGCGGATCGCCGCGATCGCGGCGGCGATGGGCGGCAACGTGCGCGTCGGCCTCGAAGACAACCTGTGGGCCGGCAAGGGGCGCCTGGCGACGTCGAACGCCGAGCAGGTGACGATCGTGCGCGGCATCCTGGAGGGCCTCGGCCTCGAGATCGCGACCCCGGACGACGCGCGCGAGATCCTCTCGCTGAAGGGCGGCGACCGGGTCGAGTTCTGA
- a CDS encoding 3-hydroxyacyl-CoA dehydrogenase, which yields MKAAIIGAGLIGRAWAMVFARGGWTVSLYDVVDGAAEAAVAECAGALGTLAAHGLCDDPDAAHARLSAAPSVAAALEGAAHVQENGPERLDAKLEIFAELDRLAAPDTVLASSTSALQCSLFTEGLAGRARCLVAHPVNPPHLVPVVELSGAPWTDDAAIAKTRAMFEALGQKPITVKKEVDGFILNRLQAALLVEAFRLVGEGYVSPEDLDKTVSDGLGLRWSFIGPFQVGELNAPAGLADYIGRYSPFFRRVAESSDPDAALSEENIARCIEAWGSAPSPAGIAEMSRWRDQRLAALAAHKKTQQ from the coding sequence ATGAAGGCCGCTATCATCGGGGCAGGGCTCATCGGACGAGCCTGGGCGATGGTGTTCGCGCGCGGGGGATGGACCGTCAGCCTCTACGACGTGGTCGACGGCGCCGCCGAGGCAGCGGTCGCCGAGTGCGCCGGAGCCCTCGGGACCCTCGCAGCGCACGGCCTCTGCGACGACCCCGATGCCGCGCACGCCCGCCTGTCCGCCGCCCCCTCGGTCGCGGCCGCGCTGGAGGGCGCGGCCCACGTCCAGGAGAACGGTCCCGAACGGCTCGACGCCAAGCTTGAAATCTTCGCCGAGCTCGACCGCCTCGCCGCGCCGGACACGGTGCTCGCCTCGTCCACCTCCGCGCTCCAGTGCTCCCTCTTCACCGAAGGTCTCGCCGGGCGCGCCCGCTGTCTCGTCGCGCATCCCGTCAACCCGCCGCACCTCGTGCCGGTGGTCGAGCTCTCCGGCGCGCCGTGGACCGACGACGCGGCGATCGCGAAGACCCGCGCGATGTTCGAGGCGCTGGGGCAGAAGCCGATCACGGTGAAGAAGGAGGTGGACGGCTTCATCCTCAACCGCCTCCAGGCCGCCCTGCTGGTCGAAGCCTTCCGGCTGGTGGGAGAGGGCTACGTCTCGCCGGAAGACCTCGACAAGACGGTGTCCGACGGCCTCGGCCTGCGCTGGTCCTTCATCGGCCCGTTCCAGGTGGGCGAGCTGAACGCCCCGGCGGGCCTCGCCGACTATATCGGGCGGTACAGCCCGTTCTTCCGCCGCGTCGCCGAGTCGAGCGACCCGGACGCCGCACTCAGCGAGGAGAATATCGCCCGCTGCATCGAGGCGTGGGGGTCGGCTCCCTCCCCGGCCGGTATCGCCGAGATGAGCCGCTGGCGTGACCAGCGCCTCGCCGCCCTCGCGGCCCACAAGAAAACGCAGCAATAG
- a CDS encoding GntR family transcriptional regulator — protein sequence MTESDAEVRSPAACRKVTLGTQVYEALCDRLVGGELAPGEKLSLRNLADSLGTSVMPVREAVSRLVADEALEVSPSRAISVPVMTRAMFCELTTVRVAIEGFAVEQAAYNHRARDLAILSAHDAAFRHECNAMIPDRVAALRANRDFHFALYAAADLATLMPIITGLWLKIGPVLNLDMRLSSQRLAIGGAEAQHARIIEALRRRDGAEARAAITRDIETTAGLIASTGRLTP from the coding sequence ATGACCGAAAGCGACGCCGAAGTTCGTAGCCCAGCGGCTTGCCGCAAGGTCACGCTCGGCACCCAGGTCTACGAGGCGCTCTGCGACCGTCTGGTCGGTGGCGAGCTTGCTCCGGGCGAGAAGCTGTCGCTCCGGAACCTGGCGGATTCGCTCGGCACGTCGGTGATGCCGGTGCGCGAGGCGGTGTCCCGCCTCGTCGCCGACGAGGCGCTCGAGGTATCGCCGAGCCGGGCGATCTCCGTCCCCGTCATGACGCGCGCGATGTTCTGCGAGCTGACCACGGTGCGGGTCGCCATCGAGGGCTTCGCGGTGGAGCAGGCGGCCTACAACCACCGGGCCCGCGACCTCGCGATCCTGAGCGCTCACGACGCCGCCTTCCGGCACGAGTGCAACGCGATGATCCCCGACCGCGTGGCGGCGCTCCGCGCGAACCGCGACTTCCACTTCGCCCTCTACGCCGCCGCCGACCTGGCGACACTGATGCCGATCATCACCGGGCTGTGGCTGAAGATCGGTCCGGTCCTCAACCTCGACATGCGCCTCTCCTCGCAGCGCCTCGCGATCGGCGGTGCGGAGGCGCAGCACGCCCGCATCATCGAGGCCCTCAGGCGGCGGGACGGGGCCGAGGCGCGCGCCGCCATCACCCGGGACATCGAGACCACCGCCGGCCTGATCGCATCCACTGGGCGGCTGACCCCGTAA
- a CDS encoding SDR family oxidoreductase, with protein MELGLKDLRVLVTAGAAGIGRETARAFAEEGARVHVCDVDEDALEELAESDPGLTRSICDVADRGAVDRLFADALGALGGLDVLINNAGIAGPTAYVDEIDPLDWDRTVQVCLTGQFNCARLAVPHLKQSANPSIVNLSSAAGKFGFGLRSPYAAAKWGVVGFTKSLAIELGPFGIRCNAILPGLVAGDRIQRVFEGKARARNVTAKEIEAHALAMNSMRTFVTARQMADQMLFLASERGRTISGQAISIDGDTQSLM; from the coding sequence ATGGAACTTGGGTTGAAGGACTTGCGGGTCCTGGTCACGGCGGGCGCGGCCGGCATCGGCCGCGAGACGGCGCGCGCCTTCGCGGAGGAGGGCGCGCGCGTCCACGTCTGCGACGTCGACGAGGACGCGCTGGAGGAGCTCGCGGAGTCCGACCCGGGCCTCACCCGGAGCATCTGCGATGTCGCGGACCGGGGTGCGGTGGACCGTCTCTTCGCCGATGCGCTCGGCGCGCTCGGCGGCCTCGACGTCCTCATCAACAACGCCGGCATCGCGGGGCCGACCGCCTACGTCGACGAGATCGACCCGCTCGACTGGGACCGCACCGTCCAGGTCTGCCTGACCGGCCAGTTCAACTGCGCGCGGCTCGCGGTGCCGCACCTGAAGCAGTCCGCCAACCCGTCGATCGTCAATCTTTCCTCGGCGGCGGGCAAGTTCGGGTTCGGGCTGCGCTCGCCCTACGCGGCGGCAAAGTGGGGCGTCGTCGGGTTCACCAAGTCGCTGGCGATCGAGCTCGGGCCGTTCGGCATCCGCTGCAACGCGATCCTGCCGGGGCTCGTGGCGGGCGACCGCATCCAGCGGGTGTTCGAGGGCAAGGCGCGGGCGCGCAACGTCACGGCCAAGGAAATCGAGGCGCATGCGTTGGCGATGAACTCCATGCGCACGTTCGTCACAGCAAGGCAGATGGCCGACCAGATGCTGTTCCTCGCCTCCGAGCGCGGCCGTACCATTTCAGGACAGGCCATTTCCATCGACGGCGACACCCAGTCGCTGATGTAA